The following is a genomic window from Sebastes fasciatus isolate fSebFas1 chromosome 15, fSebFas1.pri, whole genome shotgun sequence.
AAAGTACTCCAGAAGCTTTACCCTGCAGCTGCCAAACCCAAACCGGAGAAGGAACCCAGCCCACCACGCATTGTAGATGCCCTATCAAGAAAAACCTATGTGAAAAGCAAAGCCTCTCAACAGGACACGGCCAATGGTGAGATCACATTCAGTTCACCAGTTTAACTTAAACTAAAGTCCTATTTATTGAAAAAGAAATtcactttccctttttttcaaaatacacaCATTAACATACCAATACACCATACATGCAGAATTGCTGCCACCCTGCTGCACTTACCATGGAGGTTTATAACCttcttttatttgtcatgtGTGTCTCAGGAGACGCAGGGACGACACCGAGTGCAGCCAATCCAGGCAGGCGGATGTACACGGTTCTACCTCCTCCTGCGGGCGACAGGACAGATACAGAGAAATCCGTCACACTCCCCCAGTTAGAAAGCATAAATAGTGCAGAGGACCCAGCTGGTAAGACAACTATAATCTTACATTTACAGACTTGTGCTGTGCACCATAAAGCTGGGAGAGATTTACTGCATGGGGTTTCTCCAGGATGTCTCTCTCACGCATTAAAGTCACTCATCTTGATTGGCACTGCCACTCAAGTTAAGGGAAACAGATAGTGATATTCAATTTTCTGAACTGAGGAGAACTTGATGGTGTTTGAGCCTGGCTGATTTTCACTTTCATCCATCTATTGAATGTGTTGTTTGTCAGAGTAAACTTATTCACGCTGCAGTTGATATGAATCATTTAAAGTCTGCTTATTTTGTCAGCACTCCCACCGTCTGCACTTTCTCTTTTCATGAACCGGTGGAATGATCATGACTGTAATAAGAGTCGTGGCTCATTACACGTGTCCCTGTACTCATCATCCTCCTTAATGCAGACTTCCATCCACCTGACAGGCTTCTGCTTTACCTCAATGAAATAGAAGCGATTTGTTGGCTGAGTGGAGCGTCTAAAGGTGCCCACTAGAATAAATTATGAGGTTAACGTTGATTAATTGCACTCGTCTGCCTAACAGCGCCTTAATTGAACACGTTTTTGACTTTGTGGGCAGCGAGCCTCGATGGGAATTGCAATCCAAAGTCCTGTTTAAGTTCAGCCTGGGTGGGTTGGGCTTCATAAATTGAATAAGTCcatcaatataatattatagAATGGTTGTCTTGAATTACCAGATATATCTCCACACTGTGTTTACACTGTGCCAGTGCAGTCTGAACTCATTGTCTCCGACAAGATATGGAAACATAAATCATCTAAAAGCTTCTTCCATAATTAACTGCTGTTGTAGGGTTCAGTTAGTTCAAGAATGGGCTCTGGTCAATTATTTTTTGAGCTGATTCTGCGTTACTTTACCTGACGTATGCTGTGATAGTTAATAGCTTTCCTTTGGCTACCAGAGAAAACAAGTGTGCACTACTGTCTTTAAGTTATCATGACAAGACATTATATTTACTCCCTATTATAAGTGTTTTTCTCAATTCTTTGAGAGATGTGGCCATTAAAGAAGTGCATTTAGGCTTGAAGGACTTCTCTGTTCCTCTTTGCTGAGCAACACATTGATGTGAAATACTTTGATTAATTTTTAATCCGCCACAAAAGCacagaattaataaaaaattacCACCATAAATACTTAATGTCTTACATGCTCTGGAAAAGATACGACTGAGTGCGCTCACATGACTGCAGCAAACAGTACAGTGCTGCCCAGATGACCTATCAGCTGAGTAACAAAATGACAGCAAGTTCGagttcattttcactttttgcTTCTCTGATTCTCATATAGACAAGTCCGGACTTTTGTCAGTCGTCACTACAGTCCATGATAGACTAAATCAATCGGCTCTCTCTTGAATTGCTTTTTCAGTATTGGTTGCTGTTGCACTGCCACTGTCTCCGCTGCATTATGTTCTGGCTGCGATCCAGCTCATTGCTCGCTAGTGTGAACGGGTCACTAAGAATTCGATGGGAGCTGGTTTCTTTGACCTCTTAATGCCTCTTGAGTTGTTAAGCAGAGGGGAGATGTGGCGAGGTGGAGAGGGAGCTGCTCAGCCAGCAAGAGCTCAGTTTCTGTGTGGGCTCACAGTTAAGCTCTAGTCATTAAATTCAAGGTTTAGTAATATAAGGCATAACAGAAGAGAGATTTAACACTGATAGCATTTTTTACCTGGAAACAAAGTGAAAGacaacagaaaaagaaatcaaactGCAAAGCTAAAATAGAACTGCAGGAGCTCTAATGATGATTTCCATAAGGTAGGAGGAATGTGGTACTTAACCTGAGCGTTGGCCCCTTTTTTATTTAGTCTTTCATCAGAGTGTTGGATTCAGAATAAGGGAAATTGTTGCAAGCAGCATGTGGGATGTAGACTCCATTGTGCATAATCATTACAGAAAGTATTAGAAAGACAGAATAGAGGATTTTGTCTACTATTCTGTCAAGAGGCACCACATAACAGCACACATACACTGTACTGATTCCACTGTACTTTTATTAACCGCCTTTGTCTCAAGTTTTTTTCCATTATGTTATTCAGCAGGTAATCTTTTCAATCAGTAACCACACCAGCTGATAGTGCTTATTAAAATGCAATCAGCTAAAAAGACGAAGGGTCTAATTAATGGAATCAGCTGGTGCAGTGATTGGCTGGAAGGAAACCTGCTATCTCTTAGCCCTCGCTGCCACATTATTGGACATTACTAGAAACCACCCAGAGCTGCCCACTCACCTCTAATATGTGACATAGAATCTCTTCTTTTAACAATGTGAACACAATAATCTAAAAGTTTTAATTCTGATGCTGTttaatatggaggacggaacctgccaaaatgaaaaaataaatgactcgataaataaatatgtcactaAATGTAGcgaaataatattaaaaataaatgtagccattaattaattgataaaatgtgacataaattgatatttctgtttttaatttgcttatcTATTTATAATAtgaggggtgaaatgcaaagaaaaaattgtgcaggaataaataattaaatgcataaatacatgaataaatacatacatttaaaataaaatagaaaataaatgcaaaaaactaaaatttaaGAAAATAATTTAAGTAGTTTCATTTActtctttatttacctttgtattaattccccttatttattcactcttatgtttaattttcccttttatttattcatgtatttatttttagtaatttttaaatttaagtaagtaaataagttatttgcatttatttatttatgcacgatttcctctgtgcatttcaccccttattttataaataaagaagcaaattaaaatagaaaatatcaatttatgtcacattttatcaattcattaatgactacatttagttttagtattatttttgctacatttagtgacatttatttatcgagtaatttatttatttatttttgattttagcAATGCATTAATTAAGTTTAACAATGTTTTTAAACTAATCCAAGAGTTTATGATCTTGTTGTCCGCAGAGGAGAGCGTCCATGATAACGACGAAGAAATAGACCAAgataaagaggaagaagaacagaaaagaaaaaggaagagaaagaaaaggaaaccaGTCCTCAGCCAAGACTCTGGGAAAGATGGAGCAGCTCCGGTGAGCGAGTCCAGCACAGGTCAGCATCAGACACCTGTGGAGGATGAGGGAGGAGAGCGCATTAGCAAGAACAAGAAGAGGAAGCTGAAGAAGAAACGGCACAAAGAGAAGCTGCTCGCCATGGGTCTGATGCCCCGGGCCACTGCCCTGGAGTTCACATACCGAAAAgatggggaggaggaagaggaggaggaggaggaggataatgagaggagagctgctgagGTGTCAGACTTCCTCAGGAAAACAATGGAAATCTATATGTCAGATTGTGAGTATTGATCAGAGCGGTGCCTTATTGGATCAGCTAGTTTCGTACGTTCTCTGTGCTAAATCTTGTTGCCGTCGTTCCAGCTTGTGCTCATCCAGTGTTAATATTTGGAAAATGAACACCCTGCCAAGGAATAGTTTGATTATTTTCTATTCATTTTAGATCCTGCAAAGCTGATGGCTTTCTAAGATGTAGTTTGCAAACACATAATTAAATTCTGCCAAATGCTGAAAACATGTTGAACAGAATTCATTGCACTTCTGCCACAGCACATCTGTGCTTTTTGGAGACATGATGTGACAGCGCCAGCATGAACTAAACAGGAAACTAGTCAAAAACCTAGCATCAGTAATTGGATGAAAGTGTAATAGCTAAAATTGCAGTGCCATTAGAGTGATGGAGAAACTTGAATGTGTGAGCATTTTTTTAAGCTTCCAGATGTCTGAGTACCAGCTAGTAATCATTGTCAAcagatttgatttatttaacaCTTACTTAAAATGAAACCAAGCCAAGATAGACAACTATTACAAATGTTACAATGCTTCAGATATTATAAAAGTTATGAGCGGCAGACTGACGATACAAAATCCTGCCAAACGGTGGGTATACTTAAGATTAGGTCATGACCAGTGTCAAGTGAATAAGTGAAAGCTCCTCCGACCTCGGAACAGCCAGTGAGACTTATAATAAATGGCAAGACTGCACTGATATGAGCTttgtaaattaaaacatttgcTAGTGATGTTTTCTCTATTGTGATGACACAGAGTCTagacagttaaagggatagggtgttttgaagtggggttgtataaggTCCATAGTCAGTTTACTACCTaaagtagatgacagtcggcacgcccccagtttggagaagcagacaggagttactgcacagaaccaaagcaatgtactgctgtaaaTGGGGTTGGCAACGAAACGTAtttcagccacctaaaagaaagggcCACCTAAAGAAGAATCAATATcactttaagtgtacgctatatttagaatattttacgccttgccgtgagacacctatacagtctatgtttccgggaaactgaagctgttatctatgctctcaccaaagcaaccaggacaaacaaactaactgattgaGGCTACGGTAGTACGGtagcaaccccccccccccgtgttctgtgaggtaaaattacagtttttttcaaaggagtctggtggctttggcgagagcatagatggatacaacagcttcagttccccatcggaaaagGCTTTCTGATGCCaaaataaagcagtgaaaatattctaaatatagcctacacttatacggatattgatttttttaggtgggcctttcttttaggtgtctaaaatacatttgctgccggccccgtccacagcagtacattgctttgcttccttgcggtaactcctgtctgcttctccaaactggtggcgtaccgactgtcatctactgtaggtaatacactgactctgGTTAAGTAccttatacaaccccacttcaaaacacccatactatccctttaagtgtagCTGAGGCAACGGTTATACAAGTAAAGCTATAAAATGATGTATTAAACAACTGTTTCTGTATATTCGGTGCAATTTATAAAGCTACATTTCAAGGTGTTGTCAGCTCCAGTTGGATTATTCTCCtctaatattataaaaaatactaaattaTGATGTTGATGCTTTTAACTAACAGACCACCTCTCACTTCTTCCCTGCTCCTCCAGCCTCGTTGCGTGTAGACGAGCTTCCCCTCCTGTCTGGGACAGTGAATGACCTTCTGAGCGGCATAACCAGCGGGTGCCAGCCCACCTTTGTCCTGAAGCAGCTCTACAGTCTCAAGGCCTTTGTTCAGaagcaacagacagacaaactgcAAAAGGCACTGGAGGAGCTCTACAACACTTCTTCTATGTCTGCAGGTCAGTGATGCATCAATCTTTGTACTAATTGTTGTCATCCCCGGCCATACTGGCCTATTCTTGCTGGGATCTGCCCGAGACACTTCCTTGATCCGTCCCAGCAGGTTAATACATGCCTCTGTCGGTCCGCGCTTGCCCTCTATTGTGCGCCCTTACATTGATATTTATTGTTCACCTGAGTATACCTGCCCTTACTTGCCTTCATCAGCCTTTACCTGTACGTACCTGTCCTTGATTTGCAAATACTAGAGCAGCTCTTGCCCATGTTACACCTCACACACAGGTGACCTCCACTATGAGTTAACTAACATGTTTCAACTTGCTCATCTTGCCTTTACCCTGTCACAACAGCCAAAACAACTCAAGAGTCCCCAGACACGTTTTCAcccgtgcatgtgtgtgtgtgtgtgtgtgtgtgtgtgtgtgtgtgtgtgtgtgtgtgtttgtgctttagCGCTTTAGCATGGTTGGCTAGCTGGCTGCATAATAGGATCAGCGGGGACTTTGCTGCTGTCACGCAGACAAGTGTAtttgtgtgagaaagagagggagaggtagagcgagagagagagagagagaccagccAGGAGATTCAGGCCACCGCCGAATCGATGGCCACAAAGTGCCGCTCGTCTGCCTGTCCCCGTCGCCAAGACAACTCTCAGTTTGCTATCTCGCAAGTAGAGACCGCCTTCCTTAGTTGTGCCTATCCTCGCCATGCACCTGCTCCACAGCTGCCTGAAAGcttttctcccccccccacacTCCACACTCCACACCCGCCTCATATTGTATGAGTCATGCTTCAATTCACTGTTtataaatgctgtttttttgcaactCCACCAGCAGATTGTATCGGAGCAGAATTCCTTGTAAATGAATCTTTCTAGTTTGTAAAGATTTCACttcacttaaaggaccagtgtgtaacaattagggggatctattggagggaatggaatataatattaataagtatgttttctttagtgtataatcacctgaaactaagagtcatgtttttgttaccttagaaggagtcgtatatacagtatctacatagggagcgggacCTCTCCAccgagtctgccatgttgcaccgcaaTGTTCCTACAGTAGCCCACAACGGACAAGCAAATTAATATcgttactcgctcccatcgccgccgccgctctctctctcgcttcaccactcacttccctcgtacacacacactccacgcactggctctgctcccaatgacctatgctactcttacaacaactggctctagatagggcaaTTCGCGTTTTCACATCGGCCACCGTACATACAGTAGTTGTGCTACACGCtaggcacacgggagaagtttcagtctGCTAAATGTTGCTAAATCctccacactgttccttttaaagaGAAACTTTGCTGATTTTCAACTGGCTTTATATTGTTGCAATGTGGGTGATACATGCCAATGAATGATGTTCGGCTTCCCTCCGTTTCCCTTTAACTCACCTTTGCTATGTTAGCGTTATAGGCGAAGGCTCCAGCTACATCTCCACAATTTAATTTGTACTTACTTTACATTCTTGCCGTATTTGACTTAACATGATTGAATTTGACTTCGCAATGAATCGCTGCGGTGTGACAATTTTTGATTATTTGATATGTTTGATTACCATCCACCTTGTTAAAGCAGCATTCTGTATTTTAATGTAACCCACATCATCCGCTGCCATGCAGGAGCTAATCCATGTGCTTATAGAGAGGTGTGCCTTTTAAAGTTCTTCAAGTGAGTCCACTAAAGCTCGCCTCGCTTTATCTGCCCTTGCAGTAGCAATCAATTGACTGCAGATTTCCTTTGAGCATATCTCACTGCTCCCACTGCACTGTTCCTCTCTTGAATGACATTGGCTTGACTGCTCACCTTTTATAATGTCCATTTTATGTTCTGAGTAGATTCACTAAATTTAATTCAAACTTTTCAAGAACAAGTAAAAGAAAGATAAAGAGACAGACGTGTTAGGTCGAGCGTCTACATGCAGAGAGCTAGGAAGTGCATTTGAACACTGGCTGCTGTGGGATTTTGATTTATTATGGTGAAAATACACAAGCAACTGAGTCTCTTCGGTGGAAACACTGACTGTTCCTCTGGTATTGTGTTGTTGTCAGCTGTAACTGAAATGTTgctctttgtctctttgtgttttagAGGAAACCACTGCAGTCGTCTCATTGTTCCAATACTGGATCACAGACATTCTCCCCATGCAACGAGACAAGAAGACCGAGCTTTCTACAATGCACCCATGAGACAGTGAGTcacactgaaacacagagaCTCTACTCAGggattatttctattctatacTTCTATTATCACTCAAGAAAGTTCCTGAAATGTTCTACTCATAAACTGCATTTCACAATGTTGAATTTTACATGATGCtgcataaaatattttttgtattaaatattttttttgccatttgatCTATGCCTTTTTGTCTAATCCGTTTTCATGACTTGTATTGTACAAGAACAAAACAAAGCCAGTTAATCCTGAGCCGGGCAAATCCCTCTGCCCGCCATGAGTAAGCTTGAAGTTGTCATTATCGACCGagccaagttgtttttttatgtagagTAAATGAATCGAACATTTAACTGGTATTAGCATAACATCCGTGCTCCTCACCTAACCTTCTAAGAGAGAAGCCAAATGTCAGCTCTGCAGTATTTTTTGCAGATGTTATGACATTTAAACCCAGCCAGTTAACCTAATAGCTCCTCAATTATCTACACTACACTCCCCACGAATCAATTTCTGACCAACTTGCTATTCCACGTGCCTTTTTAAATTTCACCTAACTTCACCGGGTTAATTAATAGTCTTCAGAGAGGCAATACTGATGATACTTCATCATTATTACTTGATCCTCACAccacttgttgttgttgttgccctTATCTAACTGCACACTCAATATAGCAACACAGTATGTTGTTCTTGATGGACCTTGGGAACCAGTACCACCTGGGGAGACGGTAGCTTAACCTGCCGCATCCCCATACCTGTCTACAGCTCAGATTATCTATTCTAATACATTTACTCATGAGTCAATGCCAGGGGATGAGTTCAGGAAAAGGGCAGAGAATTATCTCGGCTGGACGGTAACATTGCGGTGACCTGAGTGAGAGTTGACTGCCAC
Proteins encoded in this region:
- the erich1 gene encoding uncharacterized protein erich1 translates to MARRKEVFQSKVLQKLYPAAAKPKPEKEPSPPRIVDALSRKTYVKSKASQQDTANGDAGTTPSAANPGRRMYTVLPPPAGDRTDTEKSVTLPQLESINSAEDPAEESVHDNDEEIDQDKEEEEQKRKRKRKKRKPVLSQDSGKDGAAPVSESSTGQHQTPVEDEGGERISKNKKRKLKKKRHKEKLLAMGLMPRATALEFTYRKDGEEEEEEEEEDNERRAAEVSDFLRKTMEIYMSDSSLRVDELPLLSGTVNDLLSGITSGCQPTFVLKQLYSLKAFVQKQQTDKLQKALEELYNTSSMSAEETTAVVSLFQYWITDILPMQRDKKTELSTMHP